A region from the Caldicellulosiruptor naganoensis genome encodes:
- a CDS encoding (2Fe-2S) ferredoxin domain-containing protein — MIKSIQELEEIRKKALEELEFRKQQGEGIRIVVGMATCGIAAGARPVMLKFVEEIQKRNLKNVTVVQTGCIGLCKYEPIVEVYEPNKEKVTYVKMTPEKVSKVVAEHIVNGKPVYEYTIGYEENKEANK; from the coding sequence ATGATTAAGTCTATTCAGGAGCTTGAAGAGATAAGAAAAAAGGCATTGGAAGAGCTTGAATTTAGAAAACAGCAAGGAGAGGGAATCAGAATAGTAGTTGGTATGGCAACATGTGGGATAGCAGCAGGTGCAAGACCTGTTATGCTAAAGTTTGTTGAGGAGATTCAAAAAAGAAATCTTAAGAATGTAACAGTTGTTCAGACGGGCTGTATAGGTCTTTGCAAATATGAGCCAATTGTAGAAGTATATGAGCCAAACAAAGAGAAGGTAACATATGTAAAAATGACACCTGAAAAAGTTTCAAAAGTTGTTGCTGAGCATATTGTTAATGGAAAGCCAGTATATGAATACACAATTGGCTATGAAGAAAATAAAGAAGCAAACAAATAA
- a CDS encoding ATP-binding protein, which translates to MNELSLYILDLVQNSIEAGATFVKIEIVEDLENDIFLISIEDNGRGIPKELINEVTNPFYTTRKTRKVGLGLALASQLAKDCNGKLIIDSSENGTKVKIKLQHSHIDRPPIGNIVDTLLLLVCGTPDVDFVYVHRAGKKEFVFDTNKLKSVLGEGVPLNLPSVQEFIKEELSKGLSNLFGGANFND; encoded by the coding sequence TTGAACGAACTTTCACTTTATATCCTTGACCTTGTGCAAAATTCAATTGAGGCTGGGGCAACGTTTGTCAAGATTGAGATTGTTGAAGATTTAGAAAATGACATATTTTTAATCTCAATTGAGGACAATGGGAGAGGTATACCAAAAGAGTTAATAAATGAGGTGACAAATCCTTTTTATACTACAAGGAAAACAAGAAAGGTAGGACTTGGTTTAGCACTTGCCTCACAGCTTGCAAAAGACTGTAATGGAAAGCTTATTATTGACTCATCTGAAAATGGCACAAAGGTAAAAATTAAGCTGCAGCATTCGCATATTGACAGGCCACCGATTGGGAATATTGTTGATACACTACTCCTTTTAGTATGTGGTACACCGGATGTGGATTTTGTTTATGTGCACAGAGCTGGCAAAAAAGAGTTTGTTTTTGATACAAATAAGCTAAAAAGTGTTCTTGGGGAAGGTGTACCTCTCAATTTGCCAAGTGTACAAGAGTTTATTAAGGAAGAGCTTTCAAAAGGGTTATCAAATTTATTTGGAGGTGCGAATTTCAATGATTAA